In Shewanella sp. GD04112, the sequence ATCAGCAGCAAGCACACAAGAGTAATTACTTGCTCATCACTTCTGCAATTTTATTGATCTGCGGCACGTTATTGTTCAACCAAGACGCTACACTGTGGAGCCCTTACGTGTGTCTGATTTCAGGCGCGGTGTTGTGGATTATCGGATGGCGATCTAGGCCAAAGAATCGTAAATTTTAGCTAGCACTAATTAATCAGAGGTTCATAATAGAACCGATATCAATTAAGAGGATACCTTCATGGGTGGCATTAGTATTTGGCAACTTCTTATCATCGCGTTAATCGTTGTCTTATTGTTTGGAACAAAGAAATTACGCTCTTTGGGTGGTGATTTAGGTGGTGCTGTTAAGGGCTTTAAAAACGCTATGTCTTCAGACGAAGATAAAAAAGCGTTAGAAGATGCAGAAGCAGCAAAATCAGTGCAAACAGCACAATCTGCACAACCAACCCAACAGGCGACTGAAAAGAAACCTGAGTCTAACAAAGAACAGGCGTAACTCTTTATGTTTGACGGTATCGGCTTTATGGAGCTGCTGCTGATCGGTGTTCTGGGGCTTGTGGTACTCGGCCCCGAACGTCTACCGGTTGCAGTACGTTCAGTAACAGGTTGGATCCGCGCGATGAAACGCATGGCCAACTCAGTCAAAGAAGAACTTGAGCAAGAGCTAAAGATCGAGCAGTTGCACGCCGACCTCAAAAAAGCAGAGAGTAAAGGTCTATCTAACCTCTCACCCGAACTGCAAGAGTCGATCGACCAGTTAAAGCAAGCAGCACAGTCTGTGAATCGTCCTTACCAAGTGCAAGATGTTCCCGCACCGGAAAACCAGATCCACAACCCTGCGAGCCAGAGTGTTTCTACAGAGGCGAGTCCTTCGGCTTCCTCCGCCCCCACTAGCGAATCCAATCAGGGCGAGGATAACCGTTCCAACCCGAAAGCTAACGGATAATTCATGTCGCAACAGCAGCCACTTATCAGCCATTTGCTTGAACTCAGGTCCAAGCTGCTTAAATCCATTGCCAGTGTGTTAATCGTGTTCATTTGTAGCGTGTATTGGGCAAATGATATTTACCACTACATGGCAATCCCTTTAATGCAGTCTTTGCCCTTAGGTGGCAGTATGATTGCGACCGATGTCGCCGCACCTTTCTTCGCCCCTTTCAAACTGACGTTAGTCCTGTCATTTTTTGTGGCTGTTCCCTACGTGCTCTATCAAATTTGGTCCTTCGTGGCGCCCGGTTTGTATAAGCATGAAAAACGCTTAGTCATGCCGCTACTCTTCAGTAGCACAGTACTGTTTTACTTAGGGATCGCCTTTGCGTATTTCGTTGTATTCCCCGTGGTATTTGGCTTTTTCGCCAACACGGCCCCCGAAGGAGTACAGGTAGCAACGGATATCAGCAGCTATCTCGACTTTGTGCTGAAATTGTTTTTTGCCTTTGGCTTATCCTTTGAAATCCCGGTTGCCGTAGTCCTGCTTTGCTGGGCGGGCGTAACCACTCCTGAAGATCTCAAACAAAAACGCCCTTATATCATTGTCGGCGCATTCGTTGTGGGCATGCTGTTAACGCCACCGGATGTTATCTCCCAGACTATGCTTGCCGTACCAATGCTGTTATTGTTTGAAGGCGGATTATTTGCGGCTCGTTTTTACAGTAAACCTGATGACGAGACCGACGAAGAAGAATCAACGAACGACTAATGCCTCAATCGGCATTAGAGGAAAATAATAATAAGGAAACTGGGATGCGTTTTACTCTACTGACTGGTGCAGTGTTACTGGTATCTGCACAGGCTAATGCCGCGATTGAGCAGCAATTAACTCAATGTGCAGGGATAACTGACAAGCTCGAGCGCTTGGTATGCTATGACAACCTCGCAGCAAGCATTCAAGTCACCACAGTAACCAATAACACCACAGCACCAATAGCTGTCGCCCCCGTTGTCACTCCCGCAGCAGCCCCTGTAGCTGTGACGACTGCAGCTCCTGTTGCAGCTGCCGCAACCAATGTCGAAGATAATTTCGGTATGGAAGTTAAACGCGTCCAAGAGAATACAACCGACAAAATTTATCTCGATGTGGAGTCGATAGCAGAAGATGCATACGGCGCCTTAAAGATTACCTTTACCAATGGCCAAGTTTGGAAACAAACCGAAAACCGTAAATTCAATCTAAAAGTCGGTGAAAAAGTATTTATCGAAAAAGCCGCGCTTGGCTCTTTCTTAATGGGCACTGAAAGTCGTAATGCTAAGGTGAGGGTAAAACGCCTAAAATAATGCCATCTTATATAGATATCGCTGTCAACTTGCTTGGCAGCGCACTCGAACCAGGCATAGCGCAAATCGTACAAGCAGCGGCGGACCAAGGGGTTTCGCCGTTAATTGTTATTGGCAGCGATTTAACTGAAAGCGCCGCCGCCATTCAATTATGCCAACAGTATCCCAAACAGCTTTACTGCACCGCAGGCGTACACCCCCACCACGCTAGCGAATGGCGAGCAGACTCCAAACAGTTACAAACCACACTCTGCCAAGCGCCACAAGTTGTTGCTGTCGGTGAATGTGGACTCGACTACAACCGAGACTTCTCCCCTCGCCCAGCCCAGCGCCAAGCGTTTATCGACCAACTCGAACTCGCGGTTGAACTCAAAAAACCGGTACTCATGCATGAACGAGATGCCCACGATGATTTTTTGAGTATTGTTAAAGAATACCGCCCCCATCTCAGCGGAGCATTACTACACTGCTTTACTGGCACCCGGGCTCAAATGGAAGCCTATATCGAGCTCGATCTACATTTAGGCATTACGGGATGGATATGTGACGAGAGGCGCGGCCTAGAACTTGCCGAGCTCGTCCCGTTTATTCCCAAAGAGCGTTTATTGATTGAAACGGACAGTCCTTACCTGCTACCACGCAGTATGCGGCCTAAACCTAAGTCCAGTAAAAATAAACCCGAGTACTTGCCCTATATCGCGCAATATATTGCCAATCTACGGGGTGAAAATGCGGCTGAATTTGCCAAACAGTGCTATCAAAATAGCCTAGCCTTTTTTAATTTGAGTCAAGCGAATGGCTAAGTTCGGCAACTTATGGGTGTTGTTACTCGGTATGCTCATATCATTTGGCAGCTATGCCAATACGATGAGCATAGATGAACACACGCCTACACCACTAAACCTAACTCCTTGGTTGATGGTGACGCACGCCAATGCTAACAGTCAGCTAGACGATATTCAGGCGTTGCCCAAGTCGCAATGGCACAAGTTTACTAGTGATGATATTCAACGCCTTAGCCAACATGATTTTTGGCTGAGAGTAAACCTTACAAGTGGTGATGAGAGTCTTGCACGCATTCTCGCCCTCGATAATCCATTATTGGATAGAGTGACCGTTTTTCATCTAGTGAATAATCAGCTCATCAACACCACTGAGATGGGTGACACACTGCTCTATAAGAACCGCCCACTGCCGAGCAATATCTTTCTGTATCCATTTAAACTGAGCACCAATGAGCAACACACCTTCTATCTGCATATCGTTACTGAAGGCAGCGCTGCAGTACCTCTAAGCCTCTGGTCAGCCAATGATTTAGCTCAAATTGCCGAATCGACAGCCGTTGAGCATGGCTTTCAGCTCGGTGTGCTCGCCGCGATAGGGATCTTCAGCCTGTTTATCGCGTTAGCCTCAGGTTCATTTAGCTACAGTTATTACTCGGGTTATGTCCTGTGTATGACACTATTAGTGGCCACGATCAATGGTTATGCATTCCGTTTTCTCTGGCCCAATTGGCCCGCGTTACAGCAACTGATGGTTCCCGTGCTGTTACCTCTGGTGATGGCCTTTGCCTTAATGTTCACCGAGAAAATCCTGCAGCTGAAATACTATAACCGCCGGATGTTATTAATGTGCCGCTACAGCGCGGTCTACATTATTCTTGTGGGTCTTTTAGTCCCCTTTTTGCGCTACGGAACCGTGCTGTATATCGAGATAATCTCGGTAGCGATTCTCAGCATCATCATGATGATACTCGCCGTCATACAAGCCATTAACGGTCAAAAGCTGGCAAAGCTCTATACCATAGGCTGGGTGAGTATGCTTACCGGTGCATGCATCAGCAGCCTACTCTATTTGAGTGTTATCGAGTTCAATATCAAGCCGCAAACGCCGGTGATGCTTGGGCTCACCTTCGAAATCATCTTTATGTCGCTGGTACTCGCCATCCGCTATAACGATGAGCGTAAATCTAAGCTCCGCATTCAACAGGAGGCCCTAAAGCAAGCGCAAAAGATCCGTAGTGCGCGTGAGGAAGCCTTGAAAGTGGAAGCAGAAACCAATGAAAGACTCGAACAGATGGTGCAGGAGCGCACATTAGAGCTGGAGATCACCTTGCGCGAACTGCACGAGGTTAACCAGAAGCTTACCGAACAGAGCACTATCGATAGCTTAACCGGCGTGAAAAACCGCAGCGCCTTTGATAAACGACTACTCGCCGAGAGCCGGATCAGCCGTCGCCAAGAAACCCCCATCGCCTTACTAATGCTGGATATCGACCGCTTTAAATCGATTAACGATCAATTCGGCCACCTAGCAGGGGATCAGGCCTTAAAAGTGATAGCGACAACCTTGCAGCAACATTTAAAACGACCAACCGATCTAGTATCACGTTTTGGTGGTGAAGAGTTTGCTATTATTCTTCCCAATACGACTGCAGACGGCGCCATTCAAGTCGCTGAAAGCATAAGAGACGCAGTGACTAGCATCGGCCTAGCATGGGAAGGAAAGCCCATACCCTTGACCGTGAGTATCGGTGTCAGTGCCGATGTGATCAGTAACGACCAACACAGTACCGAGTTATTAGAGCAAGCCGACAAGGCGCTCTATCAGGCAAAAAATAGCGGACGCAACCAAGTCAAATTGTATGCGCCAGCACAAACAGAACCTACTTAGGAGTCTAATGTGAACATCATTACCAGTGCCTTCCCTCAGCGCAGAATGCGCCGCATGCGTAAACATGACTTTAGCCGTCGCCTGATGGCTGAAAACCATCTAACTGTCAATGACTTGATCTATCCCATGTTTGTGCTTGAAGGCACTAATCGCAGTGAAAAAGTCGCCTCTATGCCAGGAGTTGAGCGCTACTCTATCGACTTACTGTTAAAAGAAGCCGAAGAGCTAGTCGAACTCGGTATTCCATTAATTGCCCTGTTCCCTGTTACGCCAGCAGAGAAGAAATCGCTGATGGCAGAAGAAGCCTACAATGCCGATGCTTTAGTGCAGCGGGCCGTACGTGAACTGAAAAAGGCCTTCCCACAGCTGGGTATTATGACTGACGTGGCCTTAGATCCTTTTACCACCCACGGTCAAGACGGCATTATCGATGAAACAGGCTATATCCTGAATGACATCACCACAGAGATCTTAGTGAAACAAGCATTATCCCATGCCGAAGCGGGTGCAGACATTGTTGCGCCATCGGACATGATGGATGGTCGTATTGGTGCGATTCGCCAAGCGCTGGAAGCCGCAGGCCATGTAAACACCCAAATCATGGCTTATTCAGCCAAATACTCCTCAAGCTACTATGGCCCCTTCCGTGATGCCGTCGGCTCAGCAGGCAACCTAAAAGGTGGCAATAAACATAGCTATCAAATGGATCCGGCCAACAGCGATGAAGCTCTGCATGAAGTTGCGCTAGACATCCAAGAAGGCGCAGATATGGTAATGGTGAAGCCTGGTATGCCTTACCTAGATATCGTTCACCGCGTAAAAACCGAATTAGCAGTGCCCACTTTCGCATACCAAGTGAGTGGCGAATATGCCATGCATATGGCGGCCATTCAAAATGGTTGGTTAGCGGAAAAGGCCATCGTCATGGAATCGCTACTATGCTTCAAACGCGCTGGCGCAGATGGCATCCTTACCTACTTTGCCAAACGTGCAGCACAGTGGCTAAAAGAAGCTAAATAATCGGGTTTAGAAACCAATTCTAAGCATAAAGGGCAGCCATACGCTTAATGCCAGTCAGTTAAGAGCTGACTGGCATTTTCTTTTGACTGGGTATTTCCTTGGTTTCACTCTGACACACCGAGGGTAAGCTCTTGAATCCCCTCGTATTGGTAGCACATGCTGCTCGGTTTCTGCGAGTAAACTATCCATCCTTTTAGGGATGGTTCCGGCGGCTTCCAGCCAAAACCCATAAATCACATGGATTATCGCAACCGCGCATGTCGTAAAACTCAGTTGGTTAGCGTATAAACCCGGCTTGCTTTGCGCCATTTTCACCATCTGGTAGCGGATAATATTGTAGCTCAAGAGAATGCCCCATAGCTCTTGTTTTACCATCTCCGGTTTCTTGCTCCTCAACGTAAACTCGCTGTTGAGCAAACTCTGCTTCATCTCGCGATAGCCCAGCTCAATTTCCCAGCGATGACTGTATAAATCCACGATTTCTGCACCAGGGAAACGCAACGGGTCTGTCATTGAGGTGAGGATATTGACCTCTTTGCCTTTCACTGTTTTTGTCAGCAATCGGACGTCAATAAATTCAGGTAACTCATTAAATTGTTTACGAGATTGTGCTGTGGTCGTCAGCCGAATGAGTTTATCGTGTCGACCGAGTTTTGTGATGACTTCAAACTGTGTGCCTTTCTTCATCGGCATTAACCAATGTCTGGATTTGCCCGCTTGATGCCAACGGTTTAGCAGCCCCAGTGAGTAAAATCCTCGGTCAAATAGGGTGAGTGAGTTGTCGGGTGTGCTATCAATCAGTTGCTCTGCCAACTTCATTTCATTGATTTTGGCATCGTCAAATGCGCTGGCAACTAACATGTGGCTCGTCAATTCCATCTGGCAAACCATGCGTACTTGCGGATAGCCAACATCACCGTGCTGGTTTTTGCTGTAGGTAAAGGCTTGCTGGTTGTTGGGAGTATCGGGCGTTCGCCAAATGACGCCATCAACCCCAAGCAACGTTAAGCCACACCAGTCAGGATGCTGGGCATCTTGGTTCCAGACGCGCTGACTTTGCGAAAAAATTTCTTTAACGGCATCAACACCTAAACGTTGTCTGGCTTGAACAACGGCGCTAGGAGCCACAAGGGGCTTCTTACCAGGCAACATCAATTGTGCTTTGGCGACAATGCTCCAAACAGGCTCTTGGCGATACATTGCCATCGCAATGACAGCCCAAACAGCCTGCTCTAGAGGAAGTCGACGTTTGCGTATGGTTGCTACACCAGATGTTTCAAGGCATTGCGAGATGAAATCTGGACACAAGATATCACTTAGTTTGCCGAGTTGTTCAGTGTTGGGAGCGTAGCCATTAGCCAGTGCAAGCGCTGTAGTCAGTTGCATAAAAAAATCCGATGACGAGTGGTCATCGGATTTTGATCTTTTCAATGAGATCGTCAAGTGTTCTGGCTTAACTGATCGGCATTAAGCCATACGCTGCCCTTTTTATTGGACCGAACAAAGTCCTTAGAACTACTGCTTTATCGTTCAAATCGATCAGGCAATAAATATAGTCTTCGCAGAGGCGAATAAAAGGAAGAAATAGAATGTTGAAATTGAAAAAGGCAAAAACAAAAAAGCCAGCTTATGCAGCTGGCTTCATTGTTTATTTAGGTGCTTGGCGATGACCTACTCTCACATGGGGAGACCCCACACTACCATCGGCGCGATTGCGTTTCACTTCTGAGTTCGGGATGGGATCAGGTGGGACCACAATGCTATTGTCACCAAGCAAATTTGTTATTCACTACCCGTCTTATCGTCGCAGGCAGTAAATTAATTCGGAAAGCTGGTTTGAGTTGCACTTCTTAAGTGTTTGTATTCAAGCTAAGTACTGTACGACCTCCAGGGAAGGAGGAAGTACTGGAAAATGTCTGGAACATTTTCAGTAAAACCCATCTGGGTTGTATGGTTAAGCCTCTCGAGTCATTAGTATCAGTTAGCTCAACGCCTCACAACGCTTACACACCTGACCTATCAACGTCCTAGTCTCGAACGGCTCTTTAGTGGACTTAAAGTCCAAGGGATGACTCATCTTGGGGCTCGCTTCCCGCTTAGATGCTTTCAGCGGTTATCGATTCCGAACATAGCTACCGGGCAATGCCATTGGCATGACAACCCGAACACCAGCGGTTCGTTCACTCCGGTCCTCTCGTACTAGGAGCAACTCCCCTCAATCATCCAACGCCCACGGCAGATAGGGACCGAACTGTCTCACGACGTTCTGAACCCAGCTCGCGTACCACTTTAAATGGCGAACAGCCATACCCTTGGGACCGACTTCAGCCCCAGGATGTGATGAGCCGACATCGAGGTGCCAAACACCGCCGTCGATATGAACTCTTGGGCGGTATCAGCCTGTTATCCCCGGAGTACCTTTTATCCGTTGAGCGATGGCCCTTCCATTCAGAACCACCGGATCACTATGACCTACTTTCGTACCTGCTCGACGTGTCTGTCTCGCAGTTAAGCTGGCTTATGCCATTGCACTAACCGTACGATGTCCGACCGTACTTAGCCAACCTTCGTGCTCCTCCGTTACTCTTTGGGAGGAGACCGCCCCAGTCAAACTACCCACCAGGCACTGTCCTTAACCCCGATTAGGGGCCCAAGTTAGAACATCAACACTACAAGGGTGGTATTTCAAGGACGACTCCACGAGAACTAGCGTTCCCGCTTCAAAGTCTCCCACCTATCCTACACATGTAGGGTCAATGTTCAGTGCCAAGCTATAGTAAAGGTTCACGGGGTCTTTCCGTCTAGCCGCGGGTATACGGCATCTTCACCGCAATTTCAACTTCACTGAGTCTCGGCTGGAGACAGCGTGGCCATCATTACGCCATTCGTGCAGGTCGGAACTTACCCGACAAGGAATTTCGCTACCTTAGGACCGTTATAGTTACGGCCGCCGTTTACCGGGGCTTCGATCATGAGCTTCTCTTGCGATAACCCAATCAATTAACCTTCCGGCACCGGGCAGGCGTCACACCGTATACGTCATCTTGCGATTTTGCACAGTGCTGTGTTTTTGATAAACAGTTGCAGCCACCTGGTATCTGCGACTGCCGTCAGCTTAGGGAGCAAGTCCCATCACCAACAGCAGCGTACCTTCTCCCGAAGTTACGGTACCATTTTGCCTAGTTCCTTCAGCCGAGTTCTCTCAAGCGCCTTGGTATTCTCTACCCGACCACCTGTGTCGGTTTGGGGTACGATTCCCGCTAACCTGAAGCTTAGAAGATTTTCCTGGAAGCATGGCATCAACTACTTCATCCCCTTGGGGACTCGTCATCAGCTCTCAGTGTATAGTGACCCGGATTTGCCTAAGTCACCCACCTACCACCTTAAACGCGGACTACCAACGCCGCGCTAGCCTAGCCTTCTCCGTCTCTCCATCGCAGTTAGCGGAAGTACAGAAATATTAATCTGTTTCCCATCGACTACGCCTTTCGGCCTCGCCTTAGGGGTCGACTCACCCTGCCCCGATTAACGTTGGACAGGAACCCTTGGTCTTTCGGCGAGGGGGTTTTTCACCCCCTTTATCGTTACTCATGTCAGCATTCGCACTTCTGATACCTCCAGCGTGGGTTACCCCTTCACCTTCAACGGCTTACAGAACGCTCCTCTACCGCGCAACCCTAATGGATTGCACCCGTAGCTTCGGTGGTATGTTTAGCCCCGTTACATCTTCCGCGCAGGCCGACTCGACTAGTGAGCTATTACGCTTTCTTTAAATGATGGCTGCTTCTAAGCCAACATCCTAGCTGTCTAAGCCTTCCCACATCGTTTCCCACTTAACATACACTTTGGGACCTTAGCTGACGGTCTGGGTTGTTTCCCTTTTGACGACGGACGTTAGCACCCGCCGTCTGTCTCCCGGATAGCACTCTTTGGTATTCGGAGTTTGCAAAGGGTTGGTAAGTCGGGATGACCCCCTAGCCTTAACAGTGCTCTACCCCCAAAGGTGTTCGTCCGAGGCGCTACCTAAATA encodes:
- a CDS encoding IS4 family transposase, which produces MQLTTALALANGYAPNTEQLGKLSDILCPDFISQCLETSGVATIRKRRLPLEQAVWAVIAMAMYRQEPVWSIVAKAQLMLPGKKPLVAPSAVVQARQRLGVDAVKEIFSQSQRVWNQDAQHPDWCGLTLLGVDGVIWRTPDTPNNQQAFTYSKNQHGDVGYPQVRMVCQMELTSHMLVASAFDDAKINEMKLAEQLIDSTPDNSLTLFDRGFYSLGLLNRWHQAGKSRHWLMPMKKGTQFEVITKLGRHDKLIRLTTTAQSRKQFNELPEFIDVRLLTKTVKGKEVNILTSMTDPLRFPGAEIVDLYSHRWEIELGYREMKQSLLNSEFTLRSKKPEMVKQELWGILLSYNIIRYQMVKMAQSKPGLYANQLSFTTCAVAIIHVIYGFWLEAAGTIPKRMDSLLAETEQHVLPIRGDSRAYPRCVRVKPRKYPVKRKCQSALN
- the tatA gene encoding Sec-independent protein translocase subunit TatA, which translates into the protein MGGISIWQLLIIALIVVLLFGTKKLRSLGGDLGGAVKGFKNAMSSDEDKKALEDAEAAKSVQTAQSAQPTQQATEKKPESNKEQA
- a CDS encoding diguanylate cyclase, whose translation is MAKFGNLWVLLLGMLISFGSYANTMSIDEHTPTPLNLTPWLMVTHANANSQLDDIQALPKSQWHKFTSDDIQRLSQHDFWLRVNLTSGDESLARILALDNPLLDRVTVFHLVNNQLINTTEMGDTLLYKNRPLPSNIFLYPFKLSTNEQHTFYLHIVTEGSAAVPLSLWSANDLAQIAESTAVEHGFQLGVLAAIGIFSLFIALASGSFSYSYYSGYVLCMTLLVATINGYAFRFLWPNWPALQQLMVPVLLPLVMAFALMFTEKILQLKYYNRRMLLMCRYSAVYIILVGLLVPFLRYGTVLYIEIISVAILSIIMMILAVIQAINGQKLAKLYTIGWVSMLTGACISSLLYLSVIEFNIKPQTPVMLGLTFEIIFMSLVLAIRYNDERKSKLRIQQEALKQAQKIRSAREEALKVEAETNERLEQMVQERTLELEITLRELHEVNQKLTEQSTIDSLTGVKNRSAFDKRLLAESRISRRQETPIALLMLDIDRFKSINDQFGHLAGDQALKVIATTLQQHLKRPTDLVSRFGGEEFAIILPNTTADGAIQVAESIRDAVTSIGLAWEGKPIPLTVSIGVSADVISNDQHSTELLEQADKALYQAKNSGRNQVKLYAPAQTEPT
- the tatC gene encoding twin-arginine translocase subunit TatC, which codes for MSQQQPLISHLLELRSKLLKSIASVLIVFICSVYWANDIYHYMAIPLMQSLPLGGSMIATDVAAPFFAPFKLTLVLSFFVAVPYVLYQIWSFVAPGLYKHEKRLVMPLLFSSTVLFYLGIAFAYFVVFPVVFGFFANTAPEGVQVATDISSYLDFVLKLFFAFGLSFEIPVAVVLLCWAGVTTPEDLKQKRPYIIVGAFVVGMLLTPPDVISQTMLAVPMLLLFEGGLFAARFYSKPDDETDEEESTND
- a CDS encoding TatD family hydrolase, whose amino-acid sequence is MPSYIDIAVNLLGSALEPGIAQIVQAAADQGVSPLIVIGSDLTESAAAIQLCQQYPKQLYCTAGVHPHHASEWRADSKQLQTTLCQAPQVVAVGECGLDYNRDFSPRPAQRQAFIDQLELAVELKKPVLMHERDAHDDFLSIVKEYRPHLSGALLHCFTGTRAQMEAYIELDLHLGITGWICDERRGLELAELVPFIPKERLLIETDSPYLLPRSMRPKPKSSKNKPEYLPYIAQYIANLRGENAAEFAKQCYQNSLAFFNLSQANG
- the hemB gene encoding porphobilinogen synthase, which produces MNIITSAFPQRRMRRMRKHDFSRRLMAENHLTVNDLIYPMFVLEGTNRSEKVASMPGVERYSIDLLLKEAEELVELGIPLIALFPVTPAEKKSLMAEEAYNADALVQRAVRELKKAFPQLGIMTDVALDPFTTHGQDGIIDETGYILNDITTEILVKQALSHAEAGADIVAPSDMMDGRIGAIRQALEAAGHVNTQIMAYSAKYSSSYYGPFRDAVGSAGNLKGGNKHSYQMDPANSDEALHEVALDIQEGADMVMVKPGMPYLDIVHRVKTELAVPTFAYQVSGEYAMHMAAIQNGWLAEKAIVMESLLCFKRAGADGILTYFAKRAAQWLKEAK
- the tatB gene encoding Sec-independent protein translocase protein TatB; the protein is MFDGIGFMELLLIGVLGLVVLGPERLPVAVRSVTGWIRAMKRMANSVKEELEQELKIEQLHADLKKAESKGLSNLSPELQESIDQLKQAAQSVNRPYQVQDVPAPENQIHNPASQSVSTEASPSASSAPTSESNQGEDNRSNPKANG